Within the Cydia pomonella isolate Wapato2018A chromosome 10, ilCydPomo1, whole genome shotgun sequence genome, the region AAAGTATATTTACGTAAATCAAAATCACCCAAATCCATGAAATAGGGAATCCCATCTTTCTGAAGTGTTTGAAATTACGATGttgtttcatttaatttcattgatCAGCCAAATTAGATGTAAATTGAATAGGCCACGATGTAACTGAAATCTCATGCAAGTTCATGCACCATCTAAATGACCCCTTAAGAACTACAGATAATAGTGTCTAGTTGGATCACCtagaaaacataaaattttgaatGTGTAACTAACCTAATGTTTGGGTTTCAAACTCACCTATAAGATCCAGGCTGATGTCGAGATTCTTCTCGGAGTAATCAAACCAGGTCATCAGAACTTGGTACTCTGCATCCTCCAGGTAGTTCTGCTTCTTGGCGTTCTCTACGAAGCAGTGCCGGCTGTTCTGTACTGACCTGCATCAAATATAGTTAAATTACGACATTTTGCCTCACAGAATAAAAGTAGAAGAGCTGATGACCACACGGTCTGGTACATGAATAGGGACCAGGAGTGAAGGGTCATACCATTCAGCAGGCAGAAAGGAAGCAGGAAGCTCATGCTAAATTATTAGTTAATGAAAAGGAAGAAAGTGGGCACTCAGTTTAACCCTATGGCACTCAAGTTTGTCAAACCCTTACTTTTATAAACTGCAGGTTTTAGGGACTCTATTAATATCAATTTTAAGAGGcatagtaagtaaataaattagtcTTAAATGGGTCTATACATGAAATTGATGTATTCCCTGTATGCTAGGTACAAGTGGGAAGAGTCGCTgcatataaatcattcccatttGTGGGTTGGCAAATAGGAATACATCATGAAATGTGCCCTAAAAAGTGTCTTACTACAATCCGCACCAAAGAATTTTACCTCTCAAACATCTTGACAGTGATTCCCGGGTGCGAGGGTGGACTGATCTGTATCTTGAGGCGGCTCAGATGCACATAGTGCTGGAACGGGAAGGTCCACTTGTGCACATTCCCATACAACAGTCCCAGCAGATTGTGGCCACCAACATTCCTCCACTCATCTAAGGGTTCCTGCAGATCAAATGTGTGTTAGTTTTCAAACCACTGTTTTATAAGGTTGACATTAGTCCTCCCTACAACTTTTAGTCAAAATGAGTGCTTTGGATACAGGTTAGGTTCACCCTTCAGATATATATTAGCTTGTATGGGGCCTGGATGAGGGTTTCTGCAGGCAGAGGCTAATGGAGACTGCTTGCTGCAGAGAGAGAGAGTTGCACagatatattataattacaaaatattcaaatgAAATTTACATGTTCTGATGGCTTTATTATTAGAATAGGTGTTGCAATTTGTAATGGTAGATACTTACTGTGGGACCTAGAAGCTTTTAGATTAATATGTAAGCAACATTTCGCTTTTAAGCACTAATAAGTCATACAGATATTATGTTGGATCTTAATGGTTAACAAAATTAAGTATCTCAATAACTCACCGGATGTGCCTCAACGTTGCGGTATTTCTGAAAGAACTTGATACAAGTCGACTTCCCGGAGCCAATGTTGCCTTCGATGGACACTCTAAAGGGCCGAGAGCCCGCCAAACGGGCAGCGGAGCCCACTGATTTCATTTGAGACATTATACTTGATATAGTTGCGA harbors:
- the LOC133521776 gene encoding deoxynucleoside kinase-like — its product is MQFIFIFKCHRSLGLIYIYYLSSKKAYFATISSIMSQMKSVGSAARLAGSRPFRVSIEGNIGSGKSTCIKFFQKYRNVEAHPEPLDEWRNVGGHNLLGLLYGNVHKWTFPFQHYVHLSRLKIQISPPSHPGITVKMFERSVQNSRHCFVENAKKQNYLEDAEYQVLMTWFDYSEKNLDISLDLIVYLRTTPQVVYERMLRRARAEEAAVPLEYLQEVHDSYESWLSSGSVGCEVLAVDADRGLGLVAEDLERYSYKILGGNHTN